In the genome of Hymenobacter taeanensis, one region contains:
- a CDS encoding STAS/SEC14 domain-containing protein: MKLCFENAAGRLLEDPLGFMQVNWAMQPRTLADVKALFTQMALSLQQRRWGRILVDQSQMPPFSQEEQRWIAEQWLPAAVQSSGYRYGAVVVSQDVFTRLATAYITTHVQGLPLTYRSFETETEARAWLTKQPV; this comes from the coding sequence ATGAAATTGTGCTTCGAAAATGCCGCCGGGCGCTTACTGGAAGATCCGCTGGGGTTTATGCAGGTGAACTGGGCTATGCAACCGCGCACCCTGGCCGACGTGAAGGCACTGTTCACGCAAATGGCACTGAGCCTGCAGCAGCGCAGGTGGGGCCGTATTTTGGTTGATCAGTCGCAGATGCCTCCCTTCAGCCAAGAAGAGCAGCGCTGGATTGCGGAGCAGTGGCTTCCGGCTGCCGTGCAAAGCTCAGGGTATCGGTACGGGGCGGTGGTGGTGTCGCAGGATGTGTTTACGCGTTTAGCCACTGCCTATATTACCACCCATGTGCAGGGCCTGCCCCTCACTTACCGCTCCTTTGAAACCGAAACCGAAGCCCGCGCCTGGCTAACAAAGCAACCCGTGTAG
- a CDS encoding M13 family metallopeptidase, whose amino-acid sequence MKNRKRIALAALSVAGLAVAGCSSSKPVATTATAPDTTQAAPAAEAPVVKGVGLDVANIDPAVSPCDDFFHFASGTWLKNTAIPASEVRWGSFQQLADRNNAVSRQILEDAAANTSAPKGSNMQKVGDYYASAMDSMAIEKAGITPLKPELARIAAARDLKSLQAVVARQQMLGTGAFFRAGVGPDRKQSTVYAVNLSQGGLGMPDRDYYLKDDARSKAVRNAYVAYMSNTFQLMGDSEATAAKKAAAVLSIETRLAQASKSRVELRDPYANYNKMTVAEANKQFPNLGLPTMLAQNKLGAAKEVIIGQPAFFKEVNTLMKQEPLANLKTYLDWQLVSSVSSALPKAYGDEAFRFTQVLTGAKQQQPRWKRMLGATDAAMGQAFGQLYVDKTFTPETKQKAMEMVTNIKASMAEHIQQLDWMSDATKQEALKKLAAFKVKIGYPDKWKDYSALNISRDSYLKNVLAARQWSYTDNVSKFGKPIDRNEWRFTPPTVNASYNSSMNDITFPAGIMQPPFFDPNADDAVNYGGMGAVIGHEITHGFDDSGRQSDAEGNLRDWWTKEDAAKFTQRADMVGEQYSAFSPVDSVYVNGKLTMGENLADFGGLSVAYSALQKELQQKYGNGPRPKYDGYTPEQRFFLAWAQIWRTNARPEYLRQQVLTDPHSPAQFRTNGPLMNMPEFYEAFGCKEDAKMVRAQNVRARVW is encoded by the coding sequence ATGAAAAACCGTAAGCGTATAGCCCTGGCTGCTTTGTCAGTAGCTGGTTTAGCCGTAGCCGGCTGCAGCTCCTCTAAGCCCGTAGCCACCACTGCCACCGCCCCCGATACCACCCAGGCCGCCCCAGCGGCTGAGGCTCCCGTGGTGAAAGGGGTAGGCTTGGACGTAGCCAACATCGACCCGGCCGTTTCGCCCTGCGACGACTTCTTCCACTTTGCCAGCGGTACCTGGCTAAAGAACACGGCTATTCCGGCCAGTGAAGTACGCTGGGGTAGCTTCCAGCAGCTCGCCGACCGCAACAATGCCGTAAGCCGCCAGATTCTGGAGGATGCTGCCGCCAACACCTCGGCCCCTAAGGGCAGCAACATGCAGAAAGTGGGCGACTACTACGCCTCCGCCATGGACTCGATGGCCATTGAAAAGGCGGGTATTACGCCGCTAAAACCCGAGCTGGCGCGCATTGCCGCCGCACGCGACCTGAAAAGCCTGCAAGCTGTAGTGGCTCGTCAGCAGATGCTGGGCACGGGCGCGTTCTTCCGGGCCGGGGTGGGCCCCGACCGCAAGCAGAGCACGGTGTACGCTGTAAACCTGAGCCAGGGGGGGCTGGGCATGCCCGACCGCGACTACTACCTCAAGGACGACGCTCGCTCCAAGGCCGTGCGCAACGCCTACGTGGCCTACATGAGCAACACGTTCCAGCTCATGGGCGACTCGGAGGCCACGGCCGCCAAGAAGGCCGCGGCTGTACTGAGTATTGAAACACGGCTGGCCCAGGCTAGCAAGAGCCGCGTGGAGCTACGCGACCCGTACGCCAACTACAACAAGATGACGGTGGCCGAGGCCAACAAGCAGTTTCCTAATCTAGGCCTGCCCACCATGCTGGCCCAGAACAAGCTGGGTGCTGCCAAGGAGGTCATCATTGGGCAGCCGGCCTTCTTCAAAGAGGTAAACACCCTGATGAAGCAGGAGCCGCTAGCCAACCTCAAAACCTACCTTGACTGGCAGCTGGTTAGCTCCGTTAGCTCGGCCCTGCCCAAGGCGTACGGCGACGAAGCCTTCCGCTTTACGCAGGTGCTCACGGGCGCCAAGCAGCAGCAGCCCCGCTGGAAGCGCATGCTGGGGGCTACCGACGCCGCCATGGGCCAAGCCTTTGGGCAGCTCTACGTGGATAAAACCTTCACGCCCGAGACCAAGCAGAAGGCCATGGAAATGGTCACGAACATCAAGGCCAGTATGGCCGAGCATATTCAGCAGCTTGACTGGATGAGTGATGCTACCAAGCAGGAAGCCCTGAAAAAGCTGGCGGCCTTCAAGGTAAAAATTGGTTACCCCGATAAGTGGAAGGATTACTCGGCTCTGAATATCTCGCGCGACTCGTACCTGAAGAACGTGCTGGCCGCTCGCCAGTGGTCTTACACCGATAACGTGAGCAAGTTCGGCAAGCCCATTGACCGCAATGAGTGGCGCTTTACCCCGCCCACAGTGAATGCGTCGTACAACTCGTCGATGAACGACATTACTTTCCCGGCCGGCATTATGCAGCCCCCGTTCTTCGACCCGAACGCCGACGATGCGGTGAACTACGGTGGCATGGGCGCGGTAATTGGCCACGAAATCACGCACGGCTTCGACGACTCCGGTCGGCAGTCGGATGCCGAGGGCAACCTGCGCGACTGGTGGACCAAGGAAGATGCTGCCAAGTTCACCCAGCGCGCCGATATGGTGGGTGAGCAGTATTCGGCCTTCTCACCCGTTGACTCGGTGTACGTGAATGGCAAGCTGACCATGGGCGAGAACCTCGCCGACTTCGGTGGCCTGAGCGTGGCCTACAGCGCCCTGCAGAAGGAGTTGCAGCAGAAGTATGGCAACGGGCCGCGCCCCAAGTACGATGGCTACACCCCGGAGCAGCGCTTCTTCCTGGCCTGGGCTCAGATCTGGCGCACCAACGCCCGCCCCGAGTACCTGCGCCAGCAGGTGCTCACCGACCCGCACTCGCCGGCTCAATTCCGGACCAATGGCCCGCTCATGAACATGCCCGAGTTCTACGAGGCCTTCGGCTGTAAGGAAGATGCCAAGATGGTGCGCGCCCAGAACGTGCGCGCCCGCGTGTGGTAA
- a CDS encoding haloacid dehalogenase type II, whose amino-acid sequence MPKPSPSLPQPRVLLLDVNETLLDMSPLKLAVGKAFGEKRAFNQWFGLLLQYSLVDTVTTTFHPFSLIADAALDMAADMLKKKRLRPAQKKKLLALMTRLPAHSDVPKGLQMLLDAGFSLVAFSNSTQLMLDEQLRQADIIHYFDRGLSVDAVQLYKPHPHTYQAAVQALGVAPADAALLAAHGWDVAGALRAGLQAGFVARPGQTLYPLAPRPTYMGETLVEVARQLIG is encoded by the coding sequence ATGCCTAAGCCATCCCCTTCTTTGCCCCAGCCGCGCGTATTGCTGCTTGATGTTAATGAAACTCTGCTGGACATGAGCCCGCTTAAGCTGGCCGTGGGCAAAGCCTTCGGCGAGAAGCGGGCCTTTAACCAGTGGTTTGGGCTCTTGCTGCAGTACTCTCTGGTTGATACCGTTACGACCACCTTCCACCCCTTCAGCCTCATTGCAGACGCCGCTCTTGACATGGCCGCTGACATGCTGAAGAAAAAGCGACTACGCCCGGCTCAAAAGAAAAAGCTTCTGGCCCTGATGACCCGCTTACCTGCTCACTCTGACGTACCCAAGGGCCTGCAGATGCTACTGGATGCGGGTTTTTCGCTTGTGGCCTTCAGCAACTCCACCCAACTCATGCTGGATGAGCAACTGCGCCAGGCCGATATCATTCACTACTTCGACCGAGGGCTGAGCGTGGATGCGGTACAGCTCTACAAGCCCCACCCCCACACCTACCAGGCCGCCGTGCAGGCCCTGGGGGTAGCCCCCGCCGATGCTGCCCTGCTGGCCGCCCATGGCTGGGATGTAGCGGGGGCCCTGCGGGCGGGGTTGCAGGCGGGCTTTGTGGCGCGCCCAGGGCAAACTCTTTACCCCCTGGCTCCGCGGCCCACCTACATGGGCGAAACCCTGGTGGAGGTGGCCAGGCAGCTGATTGGCTAA
- a CDS encoding M56 family metallopeptidase, with product MSAADLLPYLLKVNGALLLFCAVYYLGLRRLTFFGLNRAFLLFALVFAPAYPFIDLSGWFARQNPLPAQLLLVAPNWPAVPAGVPATINWLVVAYWLGVSGLAVRLVLQLLSLYRLHRISRPMEFEGRLYQAVPEPVAPFAFWQTVYLNPAQHTPQELPAILCHEQVHVREWHTVDVLLAQVSLVFYWFNPGVWLLRQALHENLEFHTDYRVLQSGLLDNKTYQYQLLHQSVQGQANSIVSHFNFHLLKTRIAMMNKPRTARTQAARYLLLLPLAAGLTLWSCEKKAYLPEPATADATTKAKQDNALYFVDGVQVTKEAALEMAPTRIASVNVLKGHKFQDGFNQAAFEQDFGQHDGPIMLLITKGNENSSALQAFNKKYNITYRIPAATDTEAANQRIKESYVLVNGQESGEDVTKIDPATIKSMYVLDAEQATAKFGEKGKKGAVIITTK from the coding sequence ATGAGCGCCGCCGATCTGCTGCCCTACCTGCTGAAAGTGAATGGGGCCCTGCTACTGTTCTGCGCCGTGTACTACCTGGGCCTGCGCCGCCTTACCTTCTTTGGGCTGAACCGGGCGTTTCTACTCTTTGCGCTGGTGTTTGCGCCGGCTTACCCTTTCATTGACCTCAGCGGCTGGTTTGCCCGCCAAAACCCGCTGCCGGCCCAATTGCTGCTAGTAGCTCCCAACTGGCCGGCCGTGCCTGCGGGCGTGCCTGCCACCATCAACTGGTTGGTGGTGGCCTACTGGCTGGGGGTAAGTGGCCTAGCGGTGCGGCTGGTGCTGCAGCTACTCTCCCTGTACCGGCTGCACCGCATTTCCCGCCCCATGGAGTTTGAGGGCCGTCTGTATCAGGCGGTGCCGGAGCCGGTGGCACCGTTTGCTTTCTGGCAAACGGTGTACCTCAACCCCGCCCAGCATACTCCTCAGGAGCTGCCCGCTATTTTGTGCCATGAGCAAGTACACGTGCGGGAGTGGCACACCGTGGATGTGCTGCTGGCCCAGGTCAGCTTAGTCTTTTACTGGTTTAACCCCGGCGTGTGGCTCCTGCGCCAGGCCCTGCACGAAAACCTCGAGTTCCATACTGATTACCGGGTGCTGCAGTCGGGCCTGCTCGACAATAAAACCTACCAGTACCAGCTACTGCACCAGAGTGTGCAGGGGCAGGCCAACTCCATTGTCAGCCATTTCAATTTCCACCTTCTCAAAACTCGTATCGCCATGATGAATAAACCCCGTACGGCCCGCACCCAGGCCGCCCGCTATTTGCTCCTGCTCCCGCTGGCCGCCGGTCTCACCCTCTGGAGCTGCGAGAAAAAAGCTTACCTCCCAGAGCCAGCCACCGCTGATGCTACTACCAAAGCCAAGCAAGACAATGCCCTCTACTTTGTAGATGGAGTGCAGGTAACGAAAGAAGCCGCCCTGGAAATGGCTCCAACGCGTATTGCCAGCGTAAACGTGCTGAAAGGCCATAAATTCCAGGATGGCTTCAACCAGGCTGCATTTGAGCAGGATTTCGGGCAGCACGATGGTCCCATCATGCTACTCATAACCAAGGGCAACGAAAATTCCTCGGCCCTGCAGGCCTTCAACAAGAAGTACAACATCACTTACCGTATTCCTGCCGCCACGGATACGGAGGCCGCTAATCAGCGCATCAAGGAAAGCTATGTGCTGGTAAACGGGCAGGAGTCCGGGGAGGATGTTACTAAAATAGACCCCGCTACTATTAAGAGCATGTATGTGCTAGATGCCGAGCAGGCAACGGCCAAGTTTGGCGAGAAGGGTAAAAAAGGCGCAGTTATCATCACTACCAAATAG
- a CDS encoding BlaI/MecI/CopY family transcriptional regulator — protein MERLTQPEEEAMRAFWQLEGGFIKEVLELLPEPKPPYTTLASTARNLERKGYLQGEKLGNTFRFTPLIAAEEYRKRFMSTFVGDYFRNSYKELVSFFAKDQKISAEELKEIVRMIEKGQEE, from the coding sequence ATGGAACGACTTACTCAACCTGAAGAAGAAGCCATGCGCGCTTTCTGGCAGCTAGAGGGCGGCTTTATTAAGGAGGTGCTGGAGCTGCTGCCCGAGCCTAAACCACCCTATACCACGCTGGCCTCCACCGCCCGGAATCTAGAGCGCAAGGGCTACCTGCAGGGCGAGAAGCTGGGCAACACATTCCGCTTCACTCCGCTTATTGCGGCCGAGGAGTACCGCAAGCGTTTCATGAGCACCTTCGTGGGCGACTACTTCCGCAACTCTTACAAGGAGCTGGTTTCCTTCTTCGCCAAAGACCAGAAGATCAGCGCTGAGGAGCTGAAGGAGATTGTGCGCATGATTGAGAAAGGGCAGGAGGAATGA
- a CDS encoding M13 family metallopeptidase, translated as MFAKSYLLLTLGTAAGLALTGCASSTPAATATSVATTTTATAATTETAPKGPVMPGVGLDLSARDLSVSPCEDFFQYASGTWVKNTPIPAAESSWGSWNTLIDQNNAVLRQILESSAANKTAAKGTNAQKVGDFYASAMDTVAIEKAGLKYLQPELARIAAVKDLKSLQSQLVRQQMLQTRSVFGLGVRQDSKKSTEYALYLGQGGLTLPDRDYYLKDDARSKTIQTAYTTYLTNMFKMLGDNAATASKNAATVLRLETRLAKASKDRVALRDRYANYNKMTVAEANAQFPNIGLTTMLPQVGLGSVKEVIVGQPEFMKEASLALKQEPVADWKTYMRFHLVNSVASALPKAYVDESFRFNQVMSGAKQQQPRWKRMLRATDGTLGEAFGQIYVEKAFTPETKQKALEMVANIKEAMGEHIQALEWMSPTTKQEAMKKLNGFTVKIGYPDKWKDYSALNISRDSYLKNVLAAREWEFKDNIGHYGKPIDRTEWGMTPPTVNAYYNSSMNEIVFPAGIMQPPFFDPKADDAVNYGGMGAVIGHEITHGFDDQGRQSDAEGNLRDWWTKEDAAEFSKRTDLVGKQYSSFSPLDSVYVNGKLTMGENLADFGGTALAYSALQKQLQKQYGSNPRPQYDGLTPEQRFFLAWAQIWRTNARPEYLRQQVLTDPHSPAQYRTNGPLMNMPEFYEAFGCKEDAKMVRAQNVRARVW; from the coding sequence ATGTTTGCAAAGAGCTACCTATTGCTAACCTTGGGCACCGCCGCTGGACTTGCCCTCACGGGGTGCGCTTCCAGTACGCCGGCCGCCACCGCCACCTCAGTTGCTACCACTACTACGGCTACTGCCGCTACCACCGAAACGGCCCCCAAAGGCCCGGTGATGCCCGGTGTGGGCCTTGACCTGTCGGCCCGCGACCTGTCGGTGTCGCCCTGCGAAGACTTCTTCCAGTATGCCAGCGGCACGTGGGTAAAGAACACTCCTATTCCGGCCGCTGAGTCGTCGTGGGGATCCTGGAACACCCTCATTGACCAGAACAACGCCGTACTACGCCAGATTCTGGAGTCGTCGGCTGCTAACAAAACAGCTGCCAAAGGCACTAACGCTCAGAAAGTAGGCGACTTCTACGCTTCCGCCATGGACACCGTGGCCATTGAGAAGGCTGGTCTGAAATACCTGCAGCCCGAATTGGCCCGCATTGCAGCCGTGAAGGACCTGAAGAGCCTGCAAAGCCAGCTGGTGCGCCAGCAGATGCTGCAGACCCGTTCGGTATTTGGTCTTGGTGTGCGCCAAGACTCTAAGAAAAGCACCGAGTACGCCCTGTACCTGGGCCAGGGCGGCCTCACGCTGCCCGACCGCGACTATTATCTCAAGGATGATGCCCGCTCCAAGACCATCCAGACGGCGTACACTACCTACCTCACCAACATGTTCAAGATGTTGGGTGATAACGCGGCTACGGCTTCTAAGAACGCAGCTACCGTATTGCGCCTCGAAACCAGGCTCGCCAAAGCAAGTAAAGACCGTGTAGCCCTGCGCGACCGGTATGCTAACTACAACAAGATGACGGTGGCTGAGGCAAATGCCCAGTTTCCGAACATTGGCCTGACCACCATGCTGCCCCAGGTAGGCCTGGGCTCAGTAAAGGAAGTAATTGTAGGCCAGCCCGAGTTCATGAAGGAGGCTAGCCTGGCCCTGAAGCAGGAGCCCGTGGCTGACTGGAAAACCTATATGCGCTTTCACCTGGTAAACTCTGTAGCCTCGGCCCTGCCGAAGGCGTACGTGGATGAGTCGTTCCGCTTCAACCAGGTGATGAGCGGCGCTAAGCAGCAGCAGCCCCGTTGGAAGCGCATGTTGCGCGCTACGGATGGCACCCTGGGCGAGGCCTTCGGTCAGATCTACGTAGAGAAGGCCTTCACCCCTGAAACCAAGCAAAAGGCCCTGGAAATGGTGGCCAACATTAAGGAGGCCATGGGTGAGCACATTCAGGCCCTGGAGTGGATGAGCCCCACCACCAAGCAGGAGGCCATGAAGAAGCTCAACGGTTTCACCGTAAAAATTGGCTACCCCGACAAGTGGAAGGACTACTCGGCCCTCAACATCTCCCGCGACTCGTACCTGAAAAACGTGCTGGCCGCCCGGGAGTGGGAGTTCAAAGACAATATTGGCCACTACGGTAAGCCCATTGACCGCACCGAGTGGGGCATGACGCCGCCCACGGTGAATGCCTACTACAACTCGTCGATGAACGAAATCGTGTTCCCGGCCGGTATCATGCAGCCCCCGTTCTTCGACCCCAAGGCCGATGACGCGGTGAACTACGGCGGCATGGGCGCAGTAATTGGCCACGAAATTACCCACGGTTTTGATGACCAGGGTCGGCAGTCGGACGCCGAGGGCAACCTGCGCGACTGGTGGACCAAGGAGGACGCCGCTGAATTCTCGAAGCGCACTGACCTGGTGGGCAAGCAGTATTCATCGTTCTCGCCGCTTGACTCGGTGTACGTGAACGGCAAGCTGACCATGGGTGAGAACCTCGCCGACTTCGGTGGTACAGCCCTGGCCTACAGCGCCCTGCAGAAGCAGCTCCAGAAGCAGTACGGCAGCAACCCCCGCCCCCAGTACGATGGCCTGACGCCGGAGCAGCGCTTCTTCCTGGCCTGGGCTCAGATCTGGCGCACCAACGCCCGCCCCGAGTACTTGCGCCAGCAGGTGCTCACCGACCCGCACTCGCCGGCTCAGTACCGCACCAACGGCCCGCTGATGAACATGCCCGAGTTCTACGAGGCCTTTGGCTGTAAGGAAGATGCCAAGATGGTGCGCGCCCAGAATGTGCGCGCCCGTGTGTGGTAA
- a CDS encoding MFS transporter — protein MALTTPSPPQEATPTLWTPFTFAVFRAIWIASVVSNIGTWMQNVAGVWLVTTLTTSALLVALMQTATSLPAFLLSMPAGAIADLIDRRRLLLFTQGFMAVVALLLGGLTLLGEVSAFGVLALTFVLGIGAAINAPVWQTVTVELVPRRVLGFAITLNGVSNNIARAIGPAIGGVIIAYYSPGWVFLVNAVSFLGTFAVIYTWKRQADVTSGPAENFMGALRAGMRYVQYSPAIYAVLFRTFAFSFGASAMWGLLSVVIARRLHLSSGSYGVMLSWLGAGAIAGAFLMGRVGNRLNYNQRVLLGTLVFVGTNVALALAPSILWLYPVMFVSGVAWLMTMTSFSTTVQLNVPKWVQARVVSMYMLVFQAGLSLGSVVWGELADRASLELALLATAGWMLLSMLLAIPFPMRSGEGLNLEPAGHWPTPTIAGDVDPDDGPVVVMVEYQVEPENQPAFRLAAEQLTRLRLRDGSLRAGVFTDIAAPTRITEFFYVATWGEHERQHHRFTKEDLAVEARVRQLHSGPEPPRVTHFLAFPKSTNVEVPTPYETMESPQ, from the coding sequence ATGGCTCTCACTACCCCCTCACCCCCTCAGGAGGCCACCCCCACCCTCTGGACTCCCTTTACCTTTGCCGTATTTCGGGCCATCTGGATTGCCTCCGTGGTATCTAACATTGGTACCTGGATGCAGAACGTGGCCGGCGTGTGGCTGGTAACCACGCTTACCACCTCGGCCCTGCTGGTAGCCCTCATGCAAACGGCCACCAGCCTGCCCGCTTTTCTGCTGAGCATGCCCGCCGGTGCCATTGCCGATTTAATTGACCGGCGCCGGCTGCTGCTATTCACGCAGGGCTTTATGGCGGTGGTGGCCCTGCTGCTGGGGGGGCTTACGCTGCTGGGTGAGGTTTCGGCCTTCGGGGTGCTGGCCCTCACGTTTGTGCTGGGCATTGGGGCCGCTATTAATGCGCCGGTGTGGCAAACCGTAACGGTAGAGCTGGTGCCCCGCCGGGTGCTGGGCTTTGCCATTACCCTAAACGGCGTAAGCAACAACATCGCCCGGGCTATTGGGCCGGCCATTGGGGGCGTTATCATTGCGTACTATTCGCCGGGGTGGGTGTTTCTGGTAAATGCCGTGTCGTTTCTGGGCACCTTCGCGGTGATTTACACCTGGAAGCGGCAGGCCGACGTAACCAGTGGCCCCGCCGAAAACTTTATGGGGGCCCTGCGGGCGGGCATGCGCTACGTGCAGTACTCGCCGGCCATTTATGCGGTGCTGTTTCGCACGTTTGCCTTCTCCTTTGGGGCCAGTGCCATGTGGGGGCTGCTCTCAGTGGTAATTGCTAGGCGCCTGCACCTAAGCTCGGGTTCTTACGGCGTGATGCTGTCGTGGCTGGGGGCCGGTGCCATTGCGGGGGCTTTCCTGATGGGCCGGGTGGGTAACCGCCTCAACTACAACCAGCGGGTACTCCTGGGCACATTGGTGTTTGTGGGCACCAACGTAGCACTGGCCCTGGCGCCGTCTATTCTGTGGCTATACCCGGTCATGTTTGTGTCGGGGGTGGCGTGGCTCATGACCATGACCAGTTTCAGCACCACCGTGCAGCTCAATGTGCCCAAATGGGTGCAAGCCCGCGTAGTGAGCATGTATATGCTGGTGTTTCAGGCCGGTCTTTCATTGGGAAGCGTGGTGTGGGGCGAGCTGGCCGACCGTGCCTCCCTGGAGCTGGCCCTGCTGGCCACCGCCGGCTGGATGCTGTTGAGCATGCTGCTGGCCATTCCGTTTCCCATGCGCTCAGGTGAAGGGCTGAATCTGGAACCAGCTGGGCACTGGCCTACGCCCACTATTGCCGGTGACGTAGACCCCGACGATGGCCCCGTGGTAGTGATGGTGGAGTACCAGGTAGAGCCGGAAAACCAGCCGGCGTTCCGGCTGGCCGCTGAGCAGCTCACCCGCCTGCGCCTGCGCGACGGCTCCCTGCGGGCCGGCGTGTTCACCGATATTGCCGCTCCCACCCGCATCACGGAGTTTTTTTACGTAGCCACCTGGGGCGAGCATGAGCGCCAGCACCACCGTTTTACGAAGGAAGACCTGGCCGTGGAAGCCCGCGTCCGGCAGCTGCACAGTGGCCCCGAGCCACCCCGTGTCACGCACTTTCTGGCCTTTCCTAAGTCAACTAACGTGGAGGTGCCCACGCCTTACGAAACCATGGAAAGCCCCCAATAG
- a CDS encoding alpha/beta fold hydrolase, whose protein sequence is MHYIRRGSGKPLLLLHGIGGSWRSWQTILPALAAERDVIAVDLPGFGATPPLTGEVSIRTLADAVTSFLRQHNLLGIDAVGSSMGARLVLELARRGGVVGAVVSLDPGGFWRGWEIPTFYYSVAASIRLVRALEPVLPALTHSTLGRTLLFAQFSARPWRLPAEVAQDELRTFIASPSFDELLYNLAYGEKQQGAPKGCLQQPLVIGWGRQDRVCFPPQARRAQELFPDAQLYWFEESGHFPQWDKPQETVQLILRAISGQQIPKAIFNGAQRRTAQPLRIAAIAGGLIAVLAGSFWLAARKKA, encoded by the coding sequence ATGCACTACATCCGGCGCGGGAGCGGCAAGCCCCTGCTCCTACTGCACGGAATTGGCGGCAGCTGGCGCTCCTGGCAGACTATTCTGCCAGCCCTGGCCGCTGAGCGCGACGTAATTGCCGTGGATCTGCCGGGGTTCGGGGCTACGCCGCCCCTCACCGGGGAGGTTTCCATTCGTACCCTGGCCGATGCCGTCACCAGCTTTTTGCGCCAGCATAACCTGCTGGGCATTGATGCGGTGGGTAGCTCTATGGGGGCCCGGCTGGTGCTAGAGCTGGCCCGGCGTGGGGGCGTAGTAGGCGCCGTAGTCTCCCTCGACCCCGGCGGATTCTGGCGCGGCTGGGAAATTCCCACGTTTTACTACTCGGTGGCGGCCTCTATTCGGCTGGTGCGCGCCCTAGAGCCCGTGCTACCGGCCCTCACCCACAGCACCCTGGGCCGGACGCTGTTGTTTGCCCAATTCTCAGCGCGCCCCTGGCGGCTTCCGGCAGAAGTGGCTCAAGATGAGCTCCGCACATTTATTGCATCTCCTTCTTTTGACGAGCTGCTGTATAATTTGGCCTACGGCGAGAAGCAGCAGGGCGCTCCTAAAGGCTGCCTGCAACAGCCGCTGGTTATTGGCTGGGGACGCCAAGACCGGGTGTGTTTTCCGCCGCAGGCGCGCCGGGCCCAAGAGCTCTTCCCCGATGCCCAGTTATACTGGTTTGAGGAGAGCGGCCACTTCCCGCAGTGGGATAAGCCCCAGGAAACCGTGCAGCTGATCTTGCGTGCTATCAGCGGCCAGCAAATACCCAAGGCTATTTTCAACGGAGCCCAGCGGCGCACCGCTCAGCCGCTTCGCATCGCGGCAATAGCAGGTGGTCTAATAGCAGTGCTAGCCGGCAGTTTCTGGCTGGCAGCGCGCAAAAAGGCGTAG
- a CDS encoding HAD family hydrolase: MQQRFDSVIFDLDGTLWNSSEAITKAFQAAKNSVDYIEHDITLAQVQAVTGMPYGVVYERLFPSLPPERREEFRALCAEQELTAAREHGGTLYPELEATLRYLQERQYRLFIVSNCQRGYVEAFFENSQLGHYFEGHQCFGTKGLPKSENIREVVSQYGLQAPVYVGDTRGDFEASQQSGTPFIFATYGFGTVGPEEAPLRINQLSDLRQLL, encoded by the coding sequence ATGCAACAGCGTTTTGATAGCGTCATCTTCGATTTAGATGGCACCCTCTGGAATTCATCGGAAGCTATTACCAAAGCTTTTCAGGCTGCCAAAAACAGCGTCGATTACATTGAGCACGATATTACGCTGGCCCAGGTGCAGGCCGTAACCGGCATGCCCTACGGGGTAGTATATGAGCGGCTGTTCCCTAGTCTGCCCCCTGAGCGCCGCGAAGAGTTCCGGGCCCTGTGCGCTGAGCAGGAGCTAACCGCCGCCCGGGAGCATGGCGGCACACTCTACCCCGAGCTAGAAGCAACCCTGCGTTACCTGCAAGAGCGCCAGTACCGGCTCTTTATTGTGAGTAACTGCCAGCGCGGCTACGTAGAAGCGTTCTTCGAGAACAGCCAGCTAGGCCACTATTTTGAGGGGCATCAGTGCTTCGGCACCAAGGGCCTGCCTAAATCGGAGAATATCAGGGAGGTAGTAAGCCAATACGGCTTGCAGGCGCCCGTGTACGTGGGCGACACCCGCGGCGACTTTGAGGCTAGTCAGCAGAGCGGTACGCCGTTCATTTTTGCCACGTATGGCTTTGGCACGGTCGGCCCCGAAGAAGCGCCCCTACGTATTAACCAGCTTTCTGATTTGCGCCAGCTCCTGTAA
- a CDS encoding TPM domain-containing protein — MYRILLFLLLLAAGLGQSAPACADELPPRPSPFRFVTDQAQLLSPADAKTLESGLRRYADKTGNQLVVVTVPTLGGRDVADYGRALGQAWGVGQRDKNNGIVVLLGAQEHKVTIQAGSGLRTQITPSLRPV, encoded by the coding sequence ATGTACCGCATTCTTCTGTTTTTGCTGCTGCTGGCGGCAGGGCTAGGCCAGTCGGCCCCCGCCTGTGCCGATGAGCTGCCCCCGCGCCCGTCTCCCTTCCGCTTCGTGACCGACCAGGCCCAGCTACTGAGTCCCGCCGATGCTAAAACTCTGGAGAGCGGCCTGCGCCGCTACGCCGATAAAACCGGCAACCAGCTGGTAGTAGTAACCGTGCCCACCCTGGGAGGCCGCGATGTAGCCGACTACGGCCGGGCTTTGGGCCAGGCCTGGGGCGTGGGCCAGCGCGACAAAAATAACGGCATTGTAGTGCTGCTAGGGGCCCAGGAGCATAAAGTAACGATTCAGGCGGGCTCAGGGCTGCGCACCCAGATTACCCCGAGCTTACGGCCCGTGTAA